One window of Misgurnus anguillicaudatus chromosome 13, ASM2758022v2, whole genome shotgun sequence genomic DNA carries:
- the mxra8b gene encoding matrix remodeling-associated protein 8b, with product MFLIVFIWPAFLLPCAWAQTSTQSVIVEGRNLTVAAGSDVVLPCHNQKMVWRQDRLRDRQRVVHWDVIRSQPDYTVERVIDMFSGGTERLYNEYNKGRITISKDAFSDGNFSLVINNVDMNDKGIYSCNLHHHYCKVHQSMQIQLNVTKSPRKEKRVLNGDKSVFVVLEGKSVVLPCVNRRPLWTDGHRDEGQQQVVHWDWQAPGVSRDRADRLVDMYASGENRQYGPLFLRNKMNISNDAFKLGDFSLSVYNIQPSDKGLFSCHLHHHYCGLHERRIFRVIVGPAVQPFPPARTPTKAPETPTARPALSADDPKTKMAEAPHVLNVILPENQTHLLHQVGYILAIFLILLLVLIGIIMSTRHCKKKGHEFQVQRSHRGRRTSIELCATELQPYHQEDLRLDYKNNIMKERAEANIYPSPKVIDLNREMERMSWK from the exons TTTGGCCTGCTTTCCTCCTACCATGTG CCTGGGCACAAACCAGCACGCAGAGCGTCATCGTGGAGGGGAGAAATCTTACTGTTGCAGCAGGGTCAGATGTTGTTTTACCATGTCATAACCAAAAGATGGTTTGGAGGCAGGATCGCCTGAGGGACCGTCAGCGTGTCGTGCACTGGGATGTGATCCGGAGTCAACCGGATTACACTGTGGAGCGTGTTATAGATATGTTCTCAGGGGGAACAGAGCGCCTGTACAATGAATACAACAAGGGCCGTATTACGATCTCAAAAGATGCCTTTAGTGATGGCAACTTCTCACTGGTTATTAATA ATGTGGACATGAATGATAAAGGCATTTATAGCTGCAACCTACATCACCACTATTGCAAGGTCCACCAGTCCATGCAAATCCAACTCAATGTTACTAAAT CACCCCGAAAGGAAAAGCGTGTATTGAATGGCGATAAGTCCGTGTTTGTGGTTCTGGAAGGAAAGAGCGTTGTGCTGCCCTGTGTGAACCGTAGACCATTGTGGACGGATGGGCACAGGGATGAGGGCCAACAGCAGGTGGTACACTGGGACTGGCAGGCTCCAGGGGTCAGCCGTGACCGAGCAGACCGCCTCGTCGACATGTACGCCTCCGGAGAAAACCGACAGTATGGACCTCTCTTCCTCCGGAATAAGATGAACATCTCGAACGATGCTTTCAAATTGGGAGATTTTTCCCTCAGTGTCTATAACATTCAACCCTCTGATAAAGGCCTGTTTTCCTGCCATCTTCACCATCACTACTGTGGACTACATGAAAGGAGAATTTTCCGGGTGATTGTCGGTCCAGCCGTCCAGCCATTCCCTCCGGCACGCACCCCTACCAAAGCACCAGAAACACCCACTGCCCGTCCTGCCCTGTCTGCTGATGATCCGA AAACAAAAATGGCCGAGGCACCTCACGTCCTCAATGTGATTCTACCTGAGAATCAAACTCACCTGCTGCATCAGGTGGGCTACATCCTGGCCATCTTTCTGATTCTGCTCCTCGTGCTCATTGGAATCATTATGAGCACGAGACATTGTAAGAAAAAAG GGCATGAGTTTCAGGTTCAGAGGTCTCACAG GGGTCGTAGGACATCCATTGAGCTGTGTGCCACAGAACTCCAACCCTACCATCAGGAAGACTTGCGGCTGG ACTACAAGAACAACATAATGAAAGAAAGAGCAGAAGCAAACATCTATCCCTCTCCAAAAGTTATTGATCTTAATAGAG AAATGGAAAGAATGTCATGGAAGTGA